In Janibacter alkaliphilus, the following proteins share a genomic window:
- a CDS encoding App1 family protein: MPRPHLAAILEDAWRAQLMGMMRRRGWGTRVLAFTGYGVAASTDQTSADETLPASRRGGSLRVLGRVLMTRRPYAPAAADANATWVELRNADHERRGWRAFFGTPAMGEPVTVVLGDREIRTRADRTGLLDLTIGDHGLEPGWHQVRLLSPRAAETTATVRVVDPAETVGIVSDIDDTVITTTMPRPMIAAWNTFFRHEGTRRAVPGMATMYRELLEAHPGAPIVYVSTGAWNAVPQLTRFLKRAGYPVGPLLMTDWGATNTGWFRSGQDHKRACLHRLAREMPQVRWILVGDDGQHDPTLYGEFAEQRPDRVRVIAIRMLSAAQQMLSHFTPVATNDFEQHVGVELPVCRAGDGYALLDQMREALGEDLGAAAAGESAGSGREPTGAVRESTGAGARGA; the protein is encoded by the coding sequence ATGCCGCGCCCGCACCTCGCCGCGATCCTCGAGGACGCCTGGCGCGCCCAGCTCATGGGCATGATGCGCCGCCGCGGGTGGGGCACCCGCGTCCTCGCCTTCACCGGCTACGGGGTGGCCGCCAGCACCGACCAGACCAGCGCCGACGAGACCCTGCCCGCCTCCCGGCGCGGCGGCTCGCTGCGCGTCCTCGGCCGGGTGCTCATGACCCGCCGCCCGTATGCCCCCGCGGCCGCCGACGCCAACGCCACCTGGGTCGAGCTGCGCAACGCCGACCACGAACGCCGCGGCTGGCGGGCCTTCTTCGGCACCCCGGCGATGGGCGAGCCGGTGACCGTCGTCCTCGGCGACCGGGAGATCCGCACCCGTGCCGACCGCACCGGGCTGCTCGACCTGACCATCGGCGACCACGGACTCGAGCCCGGCTGGCACCAGGTGCGGCTGCTCTCCCCGCGGGCCGCCGAGACCACCGCCACGGTCCGGGTGGTCGACCCCGCCGAGACCGTCGGCATCGTCAGCGACATCGACGACACGGTGATCACGACGACCATGCCGCGCCCGATGATCGCCGCGTGGAACACCTTCTTCCGCCACGAGGGCACCCGCCGCGCGGTGCCGGGGATGGCCACGATGTACCGCGAGCTGCTCGAGGCGCACCCTGGCGCCCCCATCGTCTACGTCTCCACCGGTGCGTGGAACGCCGTCCCGCAGCTCACCCGCTTCCTCAAGCGCGCCGGATACCCCGTCGGGCCGCTGCTCATGACGGACTGGGGCGCGACGAACACCGGCTGGTTCCGGTCCGGGCAGGACCACAAGCGGGCCTGCCTGCACCGGCTGGCGCGCGAGATGCCGCAGGTGCGCTGGATCCTCGTCGGTGACGACGGGCAGCACGACCCGACGCTCTACGGCGAGTTCGCCGAGCAGCGCCCGGACCGGGTGCGGGTCATCGCGATCCGGATGCTCTCGGCGGCCCAGCAGATGCTCTCCCACTTCACCCCGGTCGCGACGAACGACTTCGAGCAGCACGTCGGCGTCGAGCTGCCGGTCTGCCGCGCCGGGGACGGGTACGCGCTGCTCGACCAGATGCGCGAGGCCCTCGGCGAGGACCTGGGCGCCGCCGCGGCCGGGGAGTCGGCGGGGTCCGGGCGGGAGCCGACGGGAGCGGTTCGCGAGTCGACGGGCGCGGGAGCACGCGGTGCCTGA
- a CDS encoding Fpg/Nei family DNA glycosylase has translation MPELPEVQALVDFLDERMAGQAVGSLELASFTVLKTVDPPPQALAGAPVDAVRRHGKWLDIDCDGTHLVLHLARAGWIRWSDSLPSTPVRPGKGPVALRLRLADGAGFDLTEAGTKKSVAAYLVRDVTEVPRIATLGPDPLAEDFTREALAGILAGRRTQVKGVLRDQSIIAGIGNAYSDEILHVARLSPFALAGGLDDEAVDRLHSAIRSTLVDAVAASAGKPAKELKDAKRSGMRVHGRTGEACTVCGDVVREVSFADSSLQYCATCQTDGKPLADRRTSRFLK, from the coding sequence GTGCCTGAGCTGCCCGAGGTGCAGGCGCTCGTCGACTTCCTCGACGAGCGGATGGCCGGTCAGGCCGTCGGGTCCCTGGAGCTCGCGAGCTTCACCGTGCTCAAGACGGTCGACCCGCCGCCGCAGGCGCTCGCCGGCGCCCCGGTCGACGCGGTCCGCCGCCACGGCAAGTGGCTCGACATCGACTGCGACGGAACGCATCTCGTGCTGCACCTCGCGCGCGCGGGCTGGATCCGCTGGTCCGACTCCCTGCCGAGCACCCCGGTCCGCCCCGGAAAGGGACCGGTCGCGCTGCGCCTCCGGCTGGCCGACGGGGCCGGCTTCGACCTCACCGAGGCCGGCACGAAGAAGTCGGTCGCCGCCTACCTCGTCCGCGACGTCACCGAGGTGCCGCGCATCGCGACGCTCGGGCCCGACCCGCTGGCCGAGGACTTCACCCGGGAGGCGCTGGCCGGCATCCTCGCCGGCCGCCGGACCCAGGTGAAGGGGGTGCTGCGGGACCAGTCGATCATCGCCGGCATCGGCAACGCCTACTCGGACGAGATCCTGCACGTGGCGCGGCTGTCCCCCTTCGCCCTGGCCGGGGGGCTGGACGACGAGGCGGTCGACCGGTTGCACTCGGCGATCCGCTCGACCCTCGTCGACGCGGTGGCGGCCTCGGCCGGCAAGCCGGCGAAGGAGCTCAAGGACGCCAAGCGCTCCGGGATGCGGGTGCACGGTCGCACCGGCGAGGCGTGCACGGTGTGCGGTGACGTGGTGCGCGAGGTGAGCTTCGCCGACTCGTCGCTGCAGTACTGCGCCACCTGCCAGACCGACGGCAAGCCCCTGGCGGACCGGCGCACCAGCAGGTTCCTCAAGTAG
- a CDS encoding alkene reductase: MSDTTLFTPVTAGALRLPSRIVMAPMTRLRAETDGTPTPEMTEYYRQRADAGLIVTEGIWPSSDGQSEWRVPGLQTERHAAGWRSVTNAVHAAGGRIVAQLMHGGRKGHPDARADGSLPAGASPVADPEHVHLPDGTTAPSPVPAELSTGDIDRVVRDHAAAARRAIDAGFDGVELHGANSYLTHQFLADGTNLRRDGYGGSTVGRMRLAVELVEALVEAVGAHRVGVRLSPGNPQFGMVERDPAPLYRALLGELDRHGLAYLHLTDDDRYPALADLRPRWRGTLVANVGENREATTRASAKRVLAAGHADAVSFGRGFLRNPDLVDRLRHDLPWNPLDEARLYTPGPGGYTDYPRHGGASAGSPAG, from the coding sequence ATGAGCGACACGACCCTCTTCACCCCCGTCACCGCCGGCGCGCTCCGTCTGCCCAGCCGGATCGTCATGGCCCCGATGACCCGGCTGCGCGCCGAGACCGACGGCACCCCGACCCCGGAGATGACCGAGTACTACCGCCAGCGGGCCGACGCCGGACTCATCGTCACCGAAGGGATCTGGCCCAGCAGCGACGGCCAGAGCGAGTGGCGGGTGCCCGGCCTGCAGACCGAGCGGCACGCCGCCGGCTGGCGCTCGGTCACCAACGCGGTCCATGCCGCGGGCGGCCGGATCGTCGCCCAGCTCATGCACGGCGGGCGGAAGGGGCACCCCGACGCCCGCGCGGACGGGAGCCTGCCCGCGGGCGCCTCGCCGGTCGCCGACCCCGAGCACGTGCACCTGCCGGACGGGACGACCGCGCCATCCCCCGTCCCGGCCGAGCTGAGCACCGGCGACATCGACCGGGTGGTCCGAGACCACGCGGCGGCGGCCCGACGGGCGATCGACGCCGGCTTCGACGGGGTCGAGCTGCACGGCGCGAACAGCTACCTCACCCACCAGTTCCTCGCCGACGGGACGAACCTGCGGCGCGACGGATACGGCGGCTCGACCGTCGGTCGGATGCGGCTGGCCGTCGAGCTCGTCGAGGCCCTGGTCGAGGCCGTCGGCGCCCACCGGGTCGGCGTGCGGCTCTCCCCGGGCAACCCGCAGTTCGGGATGGTCGAGCGCGACCCGGCCCCTCTCTACCGGGCGCTGCTCGGCGAGCTCGACCGGCACGGGCTGGCCTACCTGCACCTCACCGACGACGACCGCTACCCCGCGCTGGCCGACCTGCGGCCGCGCTGGCGGGGCACCCTCGTCGCCAACGTCGGGGAGAACCGGGAGGCGACGACCCGGGCGAGCGCCAAGCGGGTGCTCGCCGCCGGTCACGCGGACGCGGTCTCCTTCGGTCGTGGCTTCCTGCGCAACCCCGACCTCGTCGACCGGCTCCGCCACGACCTGCCGTGGAACCCTCTCGACGAGGCCCGGCTCTACACCCCGGGGCCGGGCGGCTACACGGACTACCCGCGCCACGGCGGGGCGTCGGCAGGGTCTCCCGCAGGGTGA
- a CDS encoding MerR family transcriptional regulator: MKIGELSRRTGVSVRSLRYYEEQGLLVADRTPGGHRTYPETAVDRVVRIQELYAAGLSSRVVGELLPCMRDHDGGPSTEATPWLVDELTRQRGLLDRTIGDLERSREVLDEVIEAAAGD, translated from the coding sequence GTGAAGATCGGTGAGCTGTCGCGACGCACCGGGGTGAGCGTGCGCTCGCTGCGCTACTACGAGGAGCAGGGGCTGCTCGTCGCGGACCGCACGCCCGGCGGGCACCGGACCTATCCGGAGACGGCGGTGGACCGGGTCGTCCGGATCCAGGAGCTCTACGCCGCCGGGCTGTCCTCACGGGTCGTCGGCGAGCTGCTGCCGTGCATGCGGGACCACGACGGCGGGCCCTCGACCGAGGCGACGCCCTGGCTCGTCGACGAGCTCACCCGCCAGCGAGGTCTGCTCGACCGGACGATCGGTGACCTCGAGCGGAGCCGGGAGGTCCTCGACGAGGTCATCGAGGCCGCCGCGGGTGACTGA
- a CDS encoding DUF4097 family beta strand repeat-containing protein, with protein MTALIRTVAGIITLVLALGGSISLLGSALERSESRPLEVPAEMTRLVVDNSVGEVVVREAEVGAEPEVQVTETWGLQRPEVSTSSTDGTTTLRGSCDGPTFGKCNTDWQIAVPAGTQIELRGDVGSVRASEISGDLDVDLEVGEVEVLEATSEEISVQVGVGSATVDAAEPPRRTTVRTDVGDASVTLPGEADYRVTAGTETGSLTNTLGDDPQAENVVDVGVDVGEATLSPR; from the coding sequence ATGACCGCACTCATCCGCACCGTGGCCGGAATCATCACGCTGGTGCTCGCCCTCGGCGGGTCGATCAGCCTGCTGGGCTCCGCGCTGGAACGCTCCGAGAGCCGACCCCTCGAGGTGCCGGCCGAGATGACCCGGCTGGTCGTCGACAACTCGGTCGGCGAGGTCGTCGTCCGCGAGGCCGAGGTCGGCGCCGAGCCGGAGGTCCAGGTCACCGAGACCTGGGGGCTGCAGCGGCCCGAGGTCTCCACGAGCAGCACCGACGGCACGACCACCCTGCGCGGCAGCTGCGACGGTCCTACCTTCGGGAAGTGCAACACCGACTGGCAGATCGCCGTGCCGGCCGGCACGCAGATCGAGCTCCGCGGCGACGTCGGCTCCGTACGGGCCAGCGAGATCAGCGGAGACCTCGACGTCGACCTCGAGGTCGGCGAGGTGGAGGTGCTGGAGGCGACCTCCGAGGAGATCTCGGTGCAGGTCGGTGTCGGCAGCGCCACCGTCGACGCGGCCGAGCCGCCCCGACGCACCACGGTGCGCACCGACGTCGGCGACGCCTCGGTCACCCTGCCCGGCGAGGCCGACTACCGGGTGACCGCCGGCACGGAGACCGGGTCGCTGACCAACACCCTCGGCGACGACCCGCAGGCCGAGAACGTCGTGGACGTCGGCGTCGACGTGGGCGAGGCCACCCTCTCCCCCCGGTGA
- a CDS encoding response regulator, whose translation MTTSTPQTQTQDPTVVIAEDSVLLRDGLVRLLGSAGFTVADACPDAETFLRSVAEHEPDLVVVDVRMPPTFTSEGIRAALVVREQHPETAVMVLSQYVEEQYATELVASRSTGVGYLLKDRVADTNDFLAALREVHGGGTVLDPEVVTQLLTRARHSDPLASLSPREREVLDLMAQGRTNGAIAQTLYVSDGAVEKHVSSIFTKLDLPPTEGDHRRVLAVLRWLEQED comes from the coding sequence ATGACCACCTCCACGCCCCAGACCCAGACCCAGGACCCGACCGTGGTCATCGCCGAGGACTCCGTGCTGCTGCGCGACGGGCTGGTCCGGCTCCTCGGGTCCGCCGGCTTCACGGTGGCGGACGCCTGCCCCGACGCGGAGACCTTCCTGCGGTCGGTGGCCGAGCACGAGCCCGACCTCGTCGTCGTCGACGTGCGGATGCCGCCCACCTTCACCTCCGAGGGCATCCGGGCCGCGCTCGTCGTGCGCGAGCAGCACCCGGAGACCGCGGTGATGGTGCTCAGCCAGTACGTCGAGGAGCAGTACGCCACCGAGCTCGTCGCCTCGCGCAGCACGGGGGTCGGCTACCTGCTCAAGGACCGGGTCGCCGACACCAACGACTTCCTCGCCGCGCTGCGCGAGGTGCACGGCGGCGGGACCGTCCTCGACCCCGAGGTGGTCACCCAGCTGCTGACCCGGGCGCGGCACTCCGACCCGCTGGCCAGCCTGTCTCCCCGCGAGCGCGAGGTGCTCGACCTCATGGCCCAGGGACGCACCAACGGCGCCATCGCCCAGACCCTCTACGTCTCCGACGGGGCCGTGGAGAAGCACGTGAGCTCCATCTTCACCAAGCTCGACCTGCCCCCGACCGAGGGTGACCACCGTCGGGTGCTGGCCGTGCTCCGCTGGCTCGAGCAGGAGGACTGA
- a CDS encoding sensor histidine kinase, translated as MSTQVLPQTGAAEPRTGPAAGQDADARPSRSLVTRWLLGWCSLTLLVTSIFTAAIAVVGWSLVVASISSIPAAGIGIVMLVPTLWLCGVLGHAERHRVAALTGQTIHPPASQAGQPLWKRLFLDAHSWKSVGYLVLHTFWGAATGAVALAVLAHCLLILAMPLYAGNIPDDGITLLWAFTVDGAPALITLWLLALITLLALPALAAVTTMVDVTLARWLLGRSEAQQVRELAARVDTLTESRAETVDSVEAERRRIERDLHDGPQQRLVAIAMSLGMAKEAIRTDPDTAAELVDEAHTSAKEAIVEMRHVARGIVPPVLSDRGLDAALSALAARSPVPVDVDVRDVGRVDPTVEAIAYFVVSEALTNVAKHSGADRATVDVGVTRGPRGQQLAVTVTDDGRGGADPMLGTGLTGLRQRVGSIDGDLRVSSPEGGPTTLAARLPLRENETRRPGPRGPQAPAGSQPPTGSQPPTGARPEAPAGTGPRSGEAGGAPPFGPPGPATPGATQPLLAGSRPEPNDPLATRYLRPGRSQ; from the coding sequence ATGAGCACACAGGTCCTTCCCCAGACAGGCGCCGCTGAGCCGCGCACCGGACCAGCCGCCGGGCAGGACGCCGACGCGCGGCCCAGCCGTTCGCTGGTGACCCGGTGGCTGCTCGGCTGGTGCAGCCTGACGCTGCTGGTCACGAGCATCTTCACCGCGGCGATCGCCGTCGTCGGCTGGTCGCTGGTCGTCGCCTCGATCTCGTCCATCCCGGCCGCCGGCATCGGCATCGTCATGCTCGTGCCGACGCTGTGGCTGTGCGGCGTCCTCGGGCACGCCGAGCGCCACCGGGTCGCCGCGCTGACCGGCCAGACGATCCACCCGCCGGCCAGCCAGGCGGGCCAGCCGCTGTGGAAGCGGCTCTTCCTCGACGCGCACAGCTGGAAGTCCGTAGGCTACCTCGTGCTGCACACCTTCTGGGGCGCGGCCACCGGCGCGGTCGCGCTCGCGGTCCTGGCGCACTGCCTGCTCATCCTCGCCATGCCGCTCTACGCCGGGAACATCCCGGACGACGGGATCACCCTGCTGTGGGCGTTCACCGTCGACGGCGCACCCGCCCTGATCACCCTGTGGCTGCTGGCGCTGATCACGCTGCTCGCGCTCCCGGCGCTGGCCGCGGTGACCACGATGGTCGACGTCACCCTCGCCCGGTGGCTGCTGGGCCGCAGCGAGGCCCAGCAGGTGCGCGAGCTCGCCGCCCGGGTGGACACCCTCACCGAGAGCCGCGCCGAGACCGTCGACTCGGTCGAGGCCGAGCGCCGCCGGATCGAGCGCGACCTGCACGACGGGCCGCAGCAGCGCCTGGTGGCGATCGCGATGAGCCTCGGCATGGCGAAGGAGGCGATCCGCACCGACCCGGACACCGCGGCCGAGCTCGTCGACGAGGCGCACACCTCGGCGAAGGAGGCGATCGTCGAGATGCGTCACGTGGCTCGCGGCATCGTCCCGCCGGTGCTCTCCGACCGGGGCCTGGACGCGGCGCTGTCGGCGCTGGCCGCCCGCTCCCCGGTGCCGGTGGACGTCGACGTCCGCGACGTCGGCCGGGTCGACCCGACGGTCGAGGCGATCGCCTACTTCGTCGTCAGCGAGGCGCTGACCAACGTCGCCAAGCACTCCGGGGCCGACCGGGCCACCGTGGACGTCGGGGTCACCCGCGGTCCGCGCGGCCAGCAGCTGGCGGTGACCGTCACCGACGACGGCCGCGGCGGCGCCGACCCGATGCTCGGCACCGGGCTCACCGGGCTGCGTCAGCGGGTGGGCTCCATCGACGGCGACCTGCGGGTCTCCTCCCCCGAGGGCGGACCCACCACGCTCGCGGCCCGGCTCCCGCTGCGCGAGAACGAGACCCGACGCCCCGGCCCCCGCGGACCGCAGGCTCCGGCCGGGTCGCAGCCTCCGACCGGGTCGCAGCCTCCGACCGGAGCGCGGCCTGAGGCCCCGGCCGGCACCGGACCCCGGTCCGGCGAAGCGGGCGGCGCTCCCCCCTTCGGACCCCCCGGGCCGGCCACGCCCGGAGCCACCCAGCCGTTGCTGGCCGGCTCCCGACCCGAGCCGAACGACCCCCTCGCCACCCGTTACCTGCGACCCGGACGGAGCCAGTGA